Proteins from one Salinispora arenicola genomic window:
- a CDS encoding metal-dependent hydrolase family protein, whose product MRPVRRPDPSAVFAVRAARMFDGFELHTGHPLVFVKKSRIVGIDKSGAHPATEVPVVDLGDATLLPGLIDTHVHLAFDPEASAKQEIVTDSDATIVRRMRRHAGQHLTAGVTTVRDLGDRGYLSLDIRDSAGQAPGLYPEILCAGPPITRHGGHCWFLGGEADGADAIRKAVAHRVARGVDAVKIMATGGAITPGWRPDESQYNAEELRCAAEAAHRSGVPITAHAHGPQGIADAVAGGMDGVEHCSFFTRDGIEPDWELVDAMAEVGTYVGATEAWLPEGKMLAPHLAQRLEQRTQTFARMHRAGVRLVCCSDAGAGPRKPHGVLPHGIVHLGGNGWANVEALRSVTTLAAEACALADRKGRIAVGHDADLLAVAGNPLERLTDMFRVSAVWRGGTPVDLRTVGSRERRTGPGGSTVEGLGRS is encoded by the coding sequence ATGCGGCCGGTACGTCGGCCGGACCCGTCGGCTGTATTCGCGGTGCGCGCGGCCCGCATGTTCGACGGATTTGAGCTACACACCGGACATCCACTGGTGTTCGTGAAGAAGAGTCGGATCGTGGGTATCGACAAGTCCGGGGCCCATCCGGCGACCGAGGTGCCGGTTGTCGACCTTGGTGATGCCACACTACTGCCGGGTCTGATCGACACTCACGTGCACCTGGCCTTCGATCCCGAGGCGAGCGCCAAGCAGGAGATCGTCACGGACAGCGACGCGACGATCGTGCGACGGATGCGGCGACACGCCGGGCAGCACCTGACGGCCGGCGTCACGACCGTGCGGGACCTCGGCGATCGCGGCTATCTCAGCCTCGACATACGCGACTCTGCCGGCCAGGCTCCGGGTCTGTACCCGGAGATTCTGTGTGCCGGTCCGCCAATCACCAGACACGGCGGTCACTGTTGGTTCCTGGGGGGAGAGGCCGACGGTGCCGACGCTATCCGGAAGGCCGTTGCGCATCGCGTTGCACGGGGCGTTGACGCGGTGAAGATCATGGCCACCGGCGGTGCGATCACTCCCGGATGGCGTCCGGACGAGTCCCAGTACAACGCCGAGGAGCTTCGGTGTGCCGCAGAGGCGGCGCACCGGTCCGGGGTGCCCATCACCGCACATGCACACGGTCCGCAGGGCATCGCTGACGCCGTTGCCGGGGGCATGGACGGTGTCGAGCACTGCTCGTTCTTCACCAGGGATGGCATCGAACCGGACTGGGAACTGGTCGATGCCATGGCTGAGGTGGGAACGTACGTGGGCGCCACCGAGGCATGGCTTCCGGAGGGCAAGATGCTGGCACCGCATCTGGCTCAGCGTCTCGAACAACGTACCCAGACCTTTGCCCGGATGCACCGCGCGGGAGTGCGCCTGGTGTGTTGCTCGGACGCGGGAGCGGGTCCCCGTAAGCCACACGGGGTGCTGCCCCACGGCATCGTCCACCTCGGTGGGAACGGATGGGCCAACGTCGAGGCCCTCAGGTCGGTGACGACCCTCGCTGCGGAAGCCTGTGCACTCGCCGACCGGAAGGGACGGATCGCGGTCGGACACGACGCCGACCTGCTCGCCGTAGCAGGTAACCCACTCGAACGGCTGACGGACATGTTCCGGGTCTCCGCCGTCTGGCGGGGTGGCACCCCGGTCGACCTGCGGACCGTCGGCAGTCGGGAGCGAAGAACGGGGCCGGGCGGATCCACGGTTGAGGGATTGGGCCGTTCGTGA
- a CDS encoding histone-like nucleoid-structuring protein Lsr2 produces the protein MAKQIIHKLVDDLDGGDADETVKFALDGVQYEIDLSSVNAEKLREVFAAYVTHGTKVGRGGVVVGGRAARGRGGATADREQNKAIRAWAKKAGKEISDRGRIPQEIVDEYHSRAGH, from the coding sequence GTGGCCAAGCAGATCATTCATAAGCTGGTCGATGACCTGGACGGCGGGGACGCTGACGAGACCGTCAAGTTCGCCCTCGATGGCGTTCAGTACGAGATCGACCTGTCGAGCGTCAACGCCGAGAAATTGCGGGAGGTATTCGCTGCCTACGTCACCCACGGCACGAAGGTAGGCCGGGGCGGCGTGGTGGTGGGCGGCCGGGCTGCCCGGGGCCGGGGCGGCGCCACCGCCGATCGTGAGCAGAACAAGGCGATCCGGGCATGGGCCAAGAAGGCCGGCAAGGAGATTTCCGACCGGGGGCGCATCCCGCAGGAGATCGTTGACGAGTACCACTCTCGCGCCGGCCACTGA
- the lysS gene encoding lysine--tRNA ligase: protein MTEQNAVPVDPADDLPEQMKVRREKRDRMLAEGVEPYPLGYPRTSTLAEIRQGYADLPTDTATGDRVSVTGRVIFIRNTGKLCFATLRDGDGTELQAMLSLDRVGAQRLEDWKRLVDLGDLVGVTGEVITSRRGELSVLAEEWAVTAKALRPLPVAHKPLSEEARVRQRYVDLIVRPQARQMVRTRATAVRSLRESLHERGFLEVETPMLQLLHGGATARPFVTHSNALSSDLYLRIAPELFLKRALVGGIDHIFEINRNFRNEGVDSSHSPEFAMLEAYQAYGDYDTIGELTRHLVQQAALAVGGSTVVTHADGREFDLGGEWGSVTLFGALSEALGEETTVRTERSRLVEYADKVGLAVDPKWGPGKLAEELFEELVVPGLLAPTFVRDYPEETSPLVRAHRAEPGLTEKWDLYVLGFELGTGYSELVDPVIQRERLVAQAQLAARGNDEAMRLDEDFLRAMEYGMPPSGGMGMGIDRLLMALTGLGIRETILFPLVRPE, encoded by the coding sequence GTGACCGAGCAGAACGCCGTACCAGTCGACCCCGCTGATGACCTTCCGGAGCAGATGAAGGTCCGCCGGGAGAAGCGGGACCGGATGCTCGCCGAGGGGGTCGAGCCGTATCCGCTCGGCTACCCGCGGACCAGCACGTTGGCTGAGATCCGGCAGGGGTACGCCGACCTGCCCACCGACACGGCCACCGGCGACCGCGTGTCGGTCACCGGTCGGGTGATCTTCATCCGGAACACGGGCAAGCTCTGCTTCGCCACGCTGCGGGACGGCGACGGGACCGAGTTACAGGCGATGCTCTCCCTGGACCGGGTCGGCGCACAGCGGCTCGAGGACTGGAAGCGGCTGGTGGACCTCGGCGACCTCGTCGGGGTGACCGGTGAGGTGATCACCAGCCGACGCGGAGAGTTGTCGGTGCTGGCGGAGGAGTGGGCCGTCACCGCGAAGGCCCTTCGCCCGCTGCCGGTGGCGCACAAGCCGCTCAGTGAGGAGGCCCGGGTCCGGCAGCGCTACGTCGACCTCATCGTGCGCCCACAGGCCCGCCAAATGGTGCGTACCCGGGCGACGGCGGTCCGCAGCCTGCGGGAATCGCTGCACGAGCGGGGTTTCCTCGAGGTGGAGACCCCGATGCTCCAGCTGCTGCACGGCGGCGCCACCGCCCGTCCATTCGTAACCCACAGCAATGCGCTCAGCAGCGATCTGTATCTGCGAATCGCTCCAGAGCTATTTCTCAAGCGCGCGCTCGTTGGTGGCATCGATCACATCTTCGAGATCAACCGTAACTTCCGCAATGAGGGTGTCGACTCGTCGCACTCACCGGAGTTCGCGATGCTCGAGGCGTACCAGGCGTACGGCGACTACGACACGATCGGTGAGTTGACCCGTCATCTCGTCCAACAGGCGGCGCTCGCGGTCGGCGGTTCGACCGTGGTGACACACGCGGACGGTCGTGAGTTCGACCTCGGCGGCGAGTGGGGTTCGGTGACGTTGTTCGGCGCCCTTTCCGAGGCACTCGGAGAGGAGACCACGGTGCGCACGGAGCGGAGTCGCCTGGTCGAGTACGCCGACAAGGTGGGCTTGGCGGTCGACCCGAAGTGGGGTCCGGGCAAGCTGGCCGAGGAACTGTTCGAGGAGTTGGTCGTCCCGGGCCTCCTGGCGCCTACCTTCGTCCGGGACTACCCCGAGGAGACCAGCCCACTGGTTCGGGCGCACCGTGCCGAGCCGGGTCTGACCGAAAAGTGGGATCTTTACGTGCTCGGCTTCGAACTGGGCACGGGCTACTCCGAGTTGGTGGATCCGGTGATCCAGCGTGAGCGTCTGGTTGCTCAGGCGCAGCTTGCGGCGCGGGGCAACGACGAGGCGATGCGGCTCGACGAGGACTTTCTCCGCGCGATGGAGTACGGAATGCCACCGTCTGGTGGCATGGGAATGGGAATCGACCGGCTCCTGATGGCGCTGACCGGCCTGGGAATTCGGGAAACCATCCTCTTCCCGCTGGTTCGACCTGAGTGA
- a CDS encoding A/G-specific adenine glycosylase → MTEPTFATLVSRWYTHHARDLPWRHPGVGAWAILVSEVMLQQTPVARVIPAWTAWLSRWPTAADLAAEPPAEAIRMWGRLGYPRRAVRLRECAVAMVERHGGQVPDRLEQLLALPGVGTYTARAVAAFAYGQRHPVVDTNVRRVICRAVAGEPDAGPATRPADLAATEELLPTEPAAAALASAAFMELGAVVCTARSPRCGSCPVTSICAWRASGQPAPAGPTRRPQRYAGTDRQVRGLLLGVLREATAPVSRHRLDQVWTDNVQCVRALTGLVKDGLVEQVDETSFRLAGDGPPILVP, encoded by the coding sequence ATGACTGAACCGACCTTCGCCACCCTGGTCAGCCGGTGGTACACACACCATGCCCGGGATCTGCCGTGGCGGCACCCCGGCGTCGGCGCCTGGGCCATCCTCGTCAGTGAGGTGATGCTCCAGCAGACCCCGGTCGCACGGGTGATACCAGCCTGGACGGCCTGGCTGTCCCGCTGGCCGACGGCGGCTGACCTGGCGGCGGAGCCACCGGCGGAGGCGATCCGCATGTGGGGGCGGCTGGGCTACCCACGGCGGGCGGTCCGGTTACGCGAGTGCGCGGTGGCGATGGTGGAACGGCACGGTGGGCAGGTACCGGACCGGTTGGAGCAACTGCTGGCCCTACCGGGGGTCGGTACGTACACGGCACGGGCCGTGGCCGCGTTCGCGTACGGACAACGGCATCCCGTCGTGGACACCAACGTACGGCGGGTGATCTGCCGGGCGGTCGCGGGTGAACCCGATGCCGGCCCGGCCACCCGCCCGGCCGATCTTGCCGCCACCGAGGAGCTACTCCCGACTGAACCGGCCGCCGCTGCGCTGGCCAGCGCGGCGTTCATGGAGCTGGGGGCGGTGGTCTGCACAGCTCGGTCGCCGCGTTGCGGGAGTTGCCCGGTCACGTCGATCTGTGCCTGGCGGGCCTCCGGGCAGCCGGCGCCGGCCGGCCCCACCCGACGGCCTCAGCGGTACGCCGGCACCGACCGTCAGGTCCGTGGTCTGCTGCTCGGCGTCCTCCGGGAGGCGACCGCCCCCGTGTCCAGACACCGTCTGGACCAGGTGTGGACCGACAACGTGCAGTGCGTCCGGGCGCTCACCGGCCTGGTCAAGGATGGCCTCGTGGAGCAGGTCGACGAGACGTCCTTCCGGCTGGCCGGGGACGGCCCGCCAATCCTCGTTCCCTGA
- a CDS encoding MAB_1171c family putative transporter: MTEVKGVLFPVLAGLCFVALMVEARARVRARRDPAVVALRVAFTAKGVAFVLATPAVAAAVDRHSGIPDLGALVIHLAGGVVFSAAVLGAVAFWAHPSAKARQRVRWHAGIALLVGISMVSLWVLAALESDQRADHYLVQGAHRPIVDVYLLLYVGGLLVALAEIARICLRYARIAGDSWLRIGLYSTALGAMIYSVNFINRAAGIIFVRLGLDPLRWELVVVPGLAVGMPLIIGGLTVPAWGPYLSAARSWIRDWRIYRSLYAIWFAALSIDPRNRPARAGNLLR; this comes from the coding sequence GTGACTGAGGTTAAAGGGGTCCTGTTTCCGGTTCTCGCAGGACTGTGTTTCGTCGCGTTGATGGTGGAAGCTCGTGCGCGTGTCCGTGCCCGGCGTGACCCAGCTGTTGTTGCGCTTCGGGTTGCGTTCACGGCCAAGGGCGTGGCCTTTGTGCTCGCGACGCCCGCGGTGGCGGCGGCGGTGGACCGCCACAGCGGCATTCCTGATCTGGGCGCATTGGTAATACACCTGGCGGGCGGGGTGGTGTTTTCGGCGGCGGTGCTCGGCGCGGTGGCCTTTTGGGCGCATCCCTCTGCGAAGGCTCGACAGAGGGTGCGCTGGCACGCCGGTATCGCGTTGCTTGTCGGGATATCGATGGTATCTCTCTGGGTGCTTGCGGCGCTGGAATCAGACCAACGTGCCGACCACTACCTTGTGCAGGGAGCCCATCGTCCAATCGTGGATGTGTACCTGTTACTGTATGTCGGCGGGCTTTTGGTGGCGCTCGCGGAGATTGCGCGAATATGTCTACGGTACGCACGGATTGCCGGAGATTCGTGGCTGCGGATCGGCCTGTACTCTACCGCGCTTGGCGCAATGATCTATTCTGTCAACTTCATCAACCGCGCGGCCGGAATTATCTTCGTGCGTCTTGGTCTCGACCCCCTCAGGTGGGAGCTGGTGGTTGTTCCGGGCCTCGCGGTCGGCATGCCCCTGATCATTGGGGGATTGACAGTTCCCGCATGGGGTCCGTACCTGTCGGCAGCCAGGTCCTGGATTCGCGACTGGCGGATCTACCGTAGCCTGTATGCGATATGGTTTGCCGCTTTATCAATTGATCCCCGCAATCGCCCTGCACGCGCCGGGAACCTCCTACGGTGA
- a CDS encoding ATP-dependent Clp protease ATP-binding subunit, whose product MFERFTDRARRVVVLAQEEARMLNHNYIGTEHILLGLIHEGEGVAAKALESLGISLEGVRQQVEEIIGQGQQAPSGHIPFTPRAKKVLELSLREALQLGHNYIGTEHILLGLIREGEGVAAQVLVKLGADLNRVRQQVIQLLSGYQGKEPAAAGTAPGEAAPSTSLVLDQFGRNLTQAAREGKLDPVIGREKEIERVMQVLSRRTKNNPVLIGEPGVGKTAVVEGLSQRIVKGEVPETLKDKQLYTLDLGALVAGSRYRGDFEERLKKVLKEIRTRGDIILFIDEIHTLVGAGAAEGAIDAASILKPMLARGELQTIGATTLDEYRKHLEKDAALERRFQPIQVGEPSLAHTIEILKGLRDRYEAHHRVSITDAALVAAATLADRYISDRFLPDKAIDLIDEAGARMRIRRMTAPPDLRDFDERIAQVRRDKESAIDAQDFERAAQLRDTEKQLLGQKAQREKEWKAGDLDVVTEVDDEQIAEVLGNWTGIPVYKLTEEETSRLLRMEDELHKRVIGQEDAVKAVSKAIRRTRAGLKDPKRPSGSFIFAGPSGVGKTELSKALAEFLFGSEDALIQLDMSEFHDRYTVSRLVGAPPGYVGYDEGGQLTEKVRRRPFSVVLFDEIEKAHPDVFNTLLQILEDGRLTDGQGRIVDFKNTVIILTTNLGTRDVAKAVSLGFQASDDSDSNYDRMKQKVNDELKQHFRPEFLNRIDDTIVFHQLRHQEILSIVDIMIGRIETQLRNKDMGLELTDNAKKYLATKGFDPVLGARPLRRTIQRDIEDNLSERILFNELTPGQIIVVDCDGDPTNIDTSTLTFHGTDKPIDVPDAVPADLGGAATGADDTA is encoded by the coding sequence ATGTTCGAGCGGTTCACCGACCGAGCGCGTCGGGTTGTCGTCCTGGCTCAGGAAGAGGCCCGGATGCTCAACCATAATTATATTGGTACTGAGCATATTTTGTTGGGCCTGATCCATGAGGGTGAGGGTGTGGCGGCGAAGGCTTTGGAGAGTTTGGGGATCTCTCTGGAGGGTGTGCGTCAGCAGGTTGAGGAGATTATCGGGCAGGGGCAGCAGGCGCCGAGTGGGCATATTCCGTTTACTCCGCGGGCGAAGAAGGTGTTGGAGCTGTCGCTGCGGGAGGCGTTGCAGCTCGGGCATAACTATATTGGTACTGAGCATATTTTGTTGGGTCTGATCCGTGAGGGTGAGGGTGTCGCGGCTCAGGTGTTGGTGAAGTTGGGGGCGGATCTGAATCGGGTTCGTCAGCAGGTGATCCAGTTGTTGTCGGGGTATCAGGGTAAGGAGCCGGCGGCGGCGGGGACGGCGCCGGGTGAGGCGGCTCCGTCGACGAGTCTGGTGTTGGACCAGTTCGGTCGTAATCTGACGCAGGCGGCGCGTGAGGGCAAGCTTGATCCGGTGATCGGTCGGGAGAAAGAGATCGAGCGGGTCATGCAGGTGTTGTCCCGGCGGACGAAGAACAATCCGGTGTTGATTGGTGAGCCGGGTGTGGGTAAGACGGCGGTGGTGGAGGGCCTGTCGCAGCGGATCGTCAAGGGTGAGGTGCCTGAGACGTTGAAGGACAAGCAGTTGTACACGCTTGATCTGGGCGCGTTGGTGGCGGGTTCGCGGTATCGGGGTGATTTCGAGGAGCGGTTGAAGAAGGTCCTCAAGGAGATCCGTACCCGCGGTGACATCATTTTGTTCATTGATGAGATCCACACGTTGGTGGGTGCTGGTGCCGCTGAGGGCGCGATCGACGCGGCGAGTATTCTGAAGCCGATGTTGGCGCGGGGTGAGTTGCAGACCATCGGCGCGACGACGTTGGATGAGTATCGTAAGCATCTGGAAAAAGACGCCGCGTTGGAGCGCCGGTTCCAGCCTATTCAGGTGGGTGAGCCGTCACTGGCGCACACCATCGAGATCCTGAAGGGTCTGCGGGACCGGTACGAGGCGCATCACCGGGTGTCGATCACGGACGCGGCGTTGGTGGCGGCGGCGACGTTGGCCGACCGGTACATCTCGGATCGGTTCCTGCCGGACAAGGCGATCGACCTGATCGACGAGGCGGGCGCGCGGATGCGGATCCGGCGGATGACCGCGCCGCCGGACCTGCGGGACTTCGACGAGCGGATCGCGCAGGTGCGTCGGGACAAGGAATCCGCGATCGACGCGCAGGACTTCGAACGGGCCGCGCAGCTGCGCGACACCGAGAAGCAGCTGTTGGGTCAGAAGGCCCAGCGGGAGAAGGAGTGGAAGGCCGGTGACCTGGACGTGGTCACCGAGGTCGACGACGAGCAGATCGCCGAGGTCCTCGGGAACTGGACGGGGATCCCGGTGTACAAGCTGACCGAGGAGGAGACCTCCCGGCTGCTGCGGATGGAAGACGAACTCCACAAGCGGGTCATCGGGCAGGAAGACGCGGTCAAGGCGGTGTCGAAGGCGATCCGCCGGACCAGGGCCGGTCTGAAGGACCCGAAACGGCCCTCCGGGTCGTTCATCTTCGCCGGCCCGTCCGGAGTCGGTAAGACCGAACTGTCCAAAGCCCTCGCGGAGTTCCTGTTCGGCAGCGAGGACGCCCTGATCCAGCTGGACATGTCCGAGTTCCACGACCGGTACACGGTGTCTCGGCTCGTGGGTGCCCCTCCCGGCTACGTCGGCTACGACGAGGGCGGGCAACTGACCGAGAAGGTCCGCCGTAGGCCGTTTAGCGTGGTCCTGTTCGACGAGATCGAAAAGGCCCACCCGGACGTGTTCAACACGCTGCTGCAGATCCTCGAGGACGGCCGTCTCACCGACGGTCAGGGCCGGATCGTGGACTTCAAGAACACGGTCATCATCCTGACCACGAACCTCGGTACCCGCGACGTCGCCAAAGCCGTGTCGCTGGGCTTCCAGGCATCCGACGACTCCGACTCCAACTACGACCGGATGAAGCAGAAGGTCAACGACGAACTCAAACAGCACTTCCGGCCCGAGTTCCTCAACCGTATCGATGACACGATCGTGTTCCACCAGCTACGCCACCAGGAGATCCTCTCGATCGTCGACATCATGATCGGCCGGATCGAAACCCAACTCCGGAACAAGGACATGGGCCTCGAACTCACCGACAACGCCAAGAAATACCTCGCGACCAAGGGCTTCGACCCCGTCCTCGGCGCCCGACCACTACGCCGCACCATCCAACGCGACATCGAGGACAACCTCTCCGAACGGATCCTGTTCAACGAACTCACCCCCGGCCAGATCATCGTCGTCGACTGCGACGGCGACCCCACCAACATCGACACCTCCACCCTCACCTTCCACGGCACCGACAAACCGATCGACGTGCCGGACGCGGTACCAGCCGACCTCGGCGGCGCTGCCACGGGAGCGGACGACACGGCGTAG
- the nadC gene encoding carboxylating nicotinate-nucleotide diphosphorylase, whose translation MSEETEWLLRAAGLDPDRVRRVVTDALVEDLGPAFLDVTSVATIPDSQVDTADVVARADGVVAGLPVAAAVFELVGEVTGASSTVVVSLVAHDGERVAHGDVLATVTGPTRLLLTAERTALNLLSRMSGVATHTRAWADALAGTKAMVLDTRKTTPGLRALEKYAVRAGGGTNKRMGLHDAAMVKDNHKLAAGGVAAAFRRVRAAFPEVPVQVEVDTVVEAVEAVEAGADFLLLDNMGAELLREVVGAVGDRAELEATGGLTLAVAAEVAATGVDYLSVGALTHSSAILDIALDLRAE comes from the coding sequence GTGAGCGAGGAGACCGAGTGGTTGTTGCGTGCCGCGGGGTTGGACCCGGACCGGGTGCGGCGGGTCGTCACCGACGCGCTCGTCGAGGACCTGGGGCCGGCGTTCCTCGACGTGACCAGTGTCGCCACGATCCCCGACAGCCAGGTCGACACGGCGGACGTGGTCGCTCGCGCGGACGGCGTGGTGGCCGGGCTACCGGTGGCCGCAGCCGTGTTCGAGCTGGTGGGCGAGGTGACCGGCGCCAGTAGTACGGTCGTGGTGTCGCTCGTCGCCCACGATGGGGAGCGGGTGGCCCACGGCGACGTGCTGGCCACCGTGACCGGCCCGACCCGGCTGCTGCTCACCGCCGAGCGCACTGCGCTGAACCTGCTGTCCCGGATGTCCGGCGTAGCTACCCATACCCGGGCCTGGGCCGACGCGTTGGCCGGCACGAAGGCGATGGTGCTGGACACGAGGAAGACCACACCCGGCCTGCGGGCATTGGAGAAGTACGCGGTCCGCGCCGGAGGCGGTACCAACAAGCGGATGGGTCTGCACGACGCTGCCATGGTCAAGGACAACCACAAGCTGGCGGCCGGCGGGGTTGCCGCTGCGTTCCGGCGGGTCCGCGCGGCGTTCCCGGAGGTGCCGGTGCAGGTGGAGGTGGACACGGTCGTCGAGGCGGTCGAGGCGGTCGAGGCGGGGGCCGACTTCCTTCTGCTCGACAACATGGGGGCGGAGCTGCTGCGCGAGGTGGTGGGTGCGGTCGGGGATCGGGCCGAGCTCGAGGCGACCGGTGGCTTGACGCTCGCCGTGGCGGCTGAGGTGGCGGCCACCGGCGTGGACTACCTGTCGGTTGGAGCACTCACCCACTCGTCGGCGATTCTGGACATCGCGCTGGATCTCCGGGCCGAGTAG
- a CDS encoding type III pantothenate kinase, protein MLLCIDIGNTNTVLATFDGDELVHSWRIKTDALSTADELGLMFRGLLAGDAVEVTGVAACSTVPTALRSVRTMLDRYYPDLPHMIVEPGVRTGVQLAIDNPKEVGADRVVNTLATYTLYGGPSIVVDFGTTTNFDVISGRGEFLGGAFAPGIEISFDALAARAAQLRKVEATRPRSVIGKNTVECLQAGLYFGFAGQVDRIVERMVEELGDVRAVIATGGLAPLVIKECRTITHHEPMITLIGLRMVYDRNV, encoded by the coding sequence GTGTTGCTTTGCATCGACATCGGGAACACCAACACTGTGCTGGCGACCTTTGACGGCGACGAGCTGGTGCACTCCTGGCGGATCAAGACCGACGCACTGTCGACGGCGGACGAGTTGGGGCTGATGTTCCGTGGCCTGCTGGCTGGCGACGCGGTGGAGGTCACCGGGGTCGCTGCCTGCTCGACGGTGCCCACGGCGCTCCGTTCGGTGCGGACGATGCTGGACCGTTACTACCCCGACCTGCCGCACATGATCGTTGAGCCCGGCGTGCGGACCGGGGTGCAGCTGGCCATCGACAATCCCAAGGAGGTTGGTGCCGACCGGGTGGTCAACACGCTCGCGACCTACACCCTCTACGGCGGTCCGTCGATCGTCGTCGACTTCGGCACCACCACCAACTTCGACGTGATCAGCGGGCGGGGCGAGTTCCTCGGTGGGGCGTTCGCTCCGGGCATCGAGATCTCCTTCGACGCGCTCGCCGCCCGCGCGGCCCAGCTGCGTAAGGTCGAGGCCACTCGGCCGCGTTCGGTGATCGGCAAGAACACCGTCGAGTGCCTGCAGGCCGGTCTCTATTTCGGCTTCGCCGGCCAGGTGGACCGGATCGTGGAGCGGATGGTCGAGGAGCTGGGCGACGTCAGGGCCGTGATCGCCACCGGCGGGTTGGCCCCGTTGGTGATCAAGGAGTGTCGGACCATAACTCACCACGAGCCAATGATCACTCTGATCGGGCTTCGGATGGTTTACGACCGGAATGTCTGA
- a CDS encoding glycine cleavage system protein R yields MSELAITVIGRDRPGIVADVAEVLARLGANLTDSTMTRLRGHFAMTLICVGPAVAEVEAALAPLAADGQLLATVRAVVPDGERASSGEPYVLAVHGADRMGIVAAMTRALADAGGNVTDLSTRLAGALYVVVAEVELPPGVAEKVAARLSSTAAELGVDVTLRPADPDVL; encoded by the coding sequence ATGAGCGAGCTCGCCATCACCGTCATCGGCCGAGACCGGCCGGGCATCGTAGCCGACGTCGCCGAGGTACTCGCCCGCCTCGGCGCGAACCTCACCGACAGCACCATGACCCGGTTGCGGGGGCATTTCGCGATGACCCTGATCTGTGTCGGCCCGGCCGTCGCCGAGGTCGAGGCGGCGCTGGCACCGCTGGCCGCCGACGGTCAGCTACTGGCGACGGTACGCGCGGTGGTGCCGGACGGAGAGCGGGCGTCGAGCGGTGAGCCGTACGTGCTGGCGGTGCACGGCGCCGACCGGATGGGTATCGTGGCCGCCATGACCCGGGCGCTTGCGGATGCGGGCGGCAACGTCACGGATCTGAGTACCCGGCTCGCTGGCGCACTCTATGTCGTCGTCGCCGAGGTGGAGCTGCCACCGGGGGTGGCCGAGAAGGTGGCGGCCCGGTTGTCGTCGACCGCCGCCGAACTCGGTGTGGATGTCACTCTTCGGCCGGCAGACCCGGACGTGCTGTGA
- a CDS encoding DUF6545 domain-containing protein, translated as MRYGLPLYQLIPAIALHAPGTSYGDLNYRLCRRTVEIWDGMLLLRAYRDSRVAEYAARQAAAAGLPTDEQRVIVEAAGFKAALHAKQRGRMPPQSEVEPDTSRRGDDIISEARWLARVAKAYQASPIVAAAVASADSLVDETIPDSRTGAG; from the coding sequence ATGCGATATGGTTTGCCGCTTTATCAATTGATCCCCGCAATCGCCCTGCACGCGCCGGGAACCTCCTACGGTGATCTCAACTACCGCCTGTGTAGGCGTACGGTGGAGATATGGGACGGCATGCTGCTTCTTCGTGCCTACCGTGACAGTCGTGTCGCCGAGTACGCGGCGCGGCAGGCCGCGGCGGCGGGACTGCCGACTGACGAGCAGCGAGTGATCGTGGAAGCCGCTGGCTTCAAGGCGGCGTTGCACGCCAAACAGCGGGGACGAATGCCGCCTCAAAGCGAGGTGGAACCTGACACATCGCGCAGAGGAGACGACATCATCAGTGAAGCCCGGTGGCTTGCGCGAGTCGCAAAGGCATATCAGGCGTCGCCTATCGTGGCTGCCGCTGTCGCGTCGGCCGACAGCCTCGTTGACGAGACGATCCCTGACAGTCGTACGGGAGCCGGCTGA
- a CDS encoding peptide deformylase — MNGEEYAGLGDWTLDVLGPPGEVRPVLSAPATVLSRAGGDVDPTAEETVRLAADLVATMRVSPGCVGLAAPQIGVGARVFAVDVTGHAKAAIVHGAFVLCNAVVVAASRWKVGREGCMSVPDLTGDVKRAGQLVVEGELPATGKAVRLVTNAFEARALQHEIDHCAGLLFLDRVAGAHAVYQRKVYL; from the coding sequence GTGAACGGCGAGGAGTACGCCGGCCTCGGTGACTGGACGCTGGACGTGCTGGGCCCGCCGGGAGAGGTGCGACCAGTGCTGTCCGCGCCGGCCACCGTACTCAGCCGGGCCGGTGGCGACGTGGATCCGACGGCTGAGGAGACGGTGCGCCTGGCGGCTGATCTGGTTGCCACCATGCGTGTTTCCCCTGGCTGTGTCGGCTTGGCTGCCCCGCAGATCGGGGTTGGTGCCCGGGTGTTCGCGGTGGACGTGACGGGTCACGCGAAGGCCGCCATCGTGCATGGTGCGTTCGTGCTGTGCAATGCGGTCGTGGTGGCGGCCAGTAGGTGGAAGGTCGGCCGGGAGGGGTGCATGTCCGTTCCGGACCTGACCGGAGACGTGAAGCGGGCCGGGCAGTTGGTGGTCGAGGGTGAGCTGCCCGCGACGGGCAAGGCGGTCCGGTTGGTCACCAACGCGTTCGAGGCGCGGGCCCTGCAACATGAGATCGACCACTGTGCGGGTCTCCTTTTCCTGGACCGGGTCGCCGGCGCCCACGCTGTCTACCAGCGCAAGGTGTATCTCTGA